In the genome of Populus nigra chromosome 9, ddPopNigr1.1, whole genome shotgun sequence, one region contains:
- the LOC133703569 gene encoding putative disease resistance protein RGA1: MHDLIHDLAISVAGNEFLAAGKTEQQGTLEQSHSLPKVCDFFTTTRHAVVDCNSSSSLIHKALYRAKGLRTHNWLSLGDASEKAIRNLISSFKYLRILNLSGFGIKHLHKSVVTQKDENNGQPETSEDKNCARLARLPGFIGRLRNLQSLPLFIAGKTWEEGILQLLELQNLPGELKIKHLENVERRRVARTYLISEDLPGNRRDYCLENMQLNSLGLSWGDADEHKLSVSMRGPRSQTGHHSVETARILLDSTLKPNSRIKKLFVNGYPGTEFPNWMNAAALCNLIQLELANCTNCESLPTLGELPLLKVLRIQGMDSVVNIGNEFFGGMRAFSSLTEFSLKDFPKLETWSTNPVEAFTCLNKLTIINCPVLISMPWFPSLQHVEIRNCHPVMLRSVAQLRSISTLIIGNSPELLYIPKALIENNLLLSSLTISSCPKLRSLPANVGKLQNLKFLKIGWFQELHSLPHGLTNLTSLESLEIIECPNLVSLPEQSLEGLSSLRSLSIENCHSLTSLPSRMQHATALERLTIMYCSNLVSLPNGLQHLSALKSLSILSCTGLASLPEGLHFITTLQNLEFHDCPEVMELPAWVENLVSLRSLTISDCQNICPELEKRCQRGNGVDWQKISHTPYIYVGSSTLQQRRNTASSSSTS, translated from the exons ATGCATGATCTTATTCATGATCTTGCTATATCAGTTGCTGGTAATGAATTCCTCGCTGCAGGGAAGACTGAACAACAAGGGACCTTGGAACAGAGCCACTCCTTGCCAAAAGTGTGTGATTTCTTCACAACAACTAGACATGCTGTGGTTGATTGCAATTCTTCGTCCAGCCTGATTCATAAAGCCTTGTACAGAGCAAAGGGATTGCGTACCCACAATTGGTTGTCTCTAGGAGATGCATCGGAGAAAGCCATCAGgaatttaatttcaagcttCAAGTACCTCAGAATTTTGAATTTGAGTGGGTTTGGCATAAAACATTTGCACAAATCCGTTG TTACCCAAAAAGACGAGAATAATGGCCAGCCTGAGACATCTGAAGATAAAAACTGTGCAAGACTTGCTCGCTTGCCAGGTTTTATTGGGAGATTGAGAAATCTTCAGAGCTTGCCTTTATTTATAGCTGGCAAAACATGGGAGGAAGGCATATTGCAGTTACTAGAGCTACAAAATCTTCCAGGTGAACTGAAAATTAAACACCTCGAGAATGTAGAACGTCGCCGTGTTGCAAGAACATATTTAATTTCAGAAGATCTTCCTGGGAATAGACGTGACTATTGTTTGGAAAATATGCAACTTAACTCGTTGGGATTGTCATGGGGAGATGCTGATGAACATAAGCTGAGTGTTAGCATGAGGGGACCAAGAAGCCAAACTGGACATCATAGTGTTGAAACTGCAAGGATTTTACTTGATTCAACATTGAAGCCAAACTCCAGGATAAAGAAGTTGTTTGTGAATGGCTATCCAGGAACTGAGTTTCCAAATTGGATGAACGCAGCCGCCCTCTGCAATCTGATACAACTTGAGTTAGCCAACTGCACAAATTGTGAAAGCCTCCCCACGCTTGGGGAATTGCCGCTGCTGAAAGTTCTCCGTATCCAAGGAATGGATTCTGTAGTGAACATCGGCAATGAGTTTTTTGGTGGCATGAGAGCTTTTTCATCATTGACCGAGTTCTCTCTCAAAGATTTTCCCAAGTTGGAAACCTGGAGCACCAATCCGGTGGAAGCATTCACTTGCTTGAACAAATTAACTATCATCAACTGCCCAGTTTTGATCTCCATGCCATGGTTTCCATCTCTTCAACATGTAGAGATCAGAAACTGCCACCCAGTGATGCTACGGTCAGTAGCACAGCTACGATCAATCTCCACTCTCATTATTGGCAATTCTCCGGAGTTACTCTATATACCAAAAGCACTCATAGAAAACAACTTGCTTCTCTCGTCTTTGACAATTTCCTCCTGTCCCAAACTTCGTTCATTGCCTGCAAATGTTGGGAAACTCCAGAACTTGAAGTTTCTAAAAATAGGCTGGTTTCAGGAGCTACACTCTTTGCCACATGGTTTGACAAATCTGACTTCTCTGGAGTCCTTGGAGATTATTGAGTGTCCTAATTTAGTCTCCCTGCCAGAGCAAAGCCTAGAAGGATTGAGTTCGCTGCGATCACTCTCCATTGAGAATTGTCACAGCTTAACTTCTCTGCCGAGTCGGATGCAACATGCCACAGCCCTTGAACGCCTAACTATTATGTATTGTTCAAATCTGGTGTCTTTGCCAAATGGCTTGCAACATCTCTCTGCACTTAAAAGTCTAAGCATTTTAAGCTGCACAGGGCTGGCATCTCTGCCTGAGGGACTACACTTTATTACAACATTGCAAAACCTGGAATTTCACGACTGTCCAGAAGTCATGGAATTACCAGCATGGGTGGAGAACCTGGTTTCACTTCGATCTTTGACAATCTCAGATTGCCAAAACATCTGTCCTGAACTCGAAAAACGATGTCAGAGAGGGAACGGAGTGGATTGGCAAAAAATATCTCACACACCGTATATTTATGTTGGATCATCAACATTGCAGCAGAGACGTAACACTGCTAGCAGCTCTTCAACTTCATAG